The genomic interval AGATTTTCAGCCCATTCGGCTTCTATTCTCTTTGCTATCTGGAATTTAGCCACGGCCTCTCCTCTGTTTATTGCCTCATATCTTTCCAAGCCCATTACCACGGTAACAAGTTTGGAATGGAAAATTTAAATATTTGGCATTGAAGTACTCTTATGGCCGAAATTCTCATGTACGGTCTGACAACGTGTCCTCACTGTAAAAGAACTCTCGAGTTTCTGAAGAGGTCTGGAGTTGATTTTGAAGTCATCTGGCTCGATAAGCTGGAGGGTGAGGAGAGGAAGAAGGTAATTGAAGAGGTACATAGAATCTCAGGCAGTTATTCCGTACCA from Archaeoglobus neptunius carries:
- a CDS encoding glutaredoxin family protein, with product MAEILMYGLTTCPHCKRTLEFLKRSGVDFEVIWLDKLEGEERKKVIEEVHRISGSYSVPVVVKGEKHVLGYNEEKLKELIEG